In Castanea sativa cultivar Marrone di Chiusa Pesio chromosome 6, ASM4071231v1, a single window of DNA contains:
- the LOC142641507 gene encoding putative galacturonosyltransferase 10 — protein MRPRRPVDFRRPGRRRFPNVLWWVLCGVAVLLFIFVLSKGSQIESRPVIPQRPYRHDRIMEGLNITEEMLSPDSVARQLSDQISLAKAFVVIAKESNNLQFAWELSAQIRNSQILLSNAAIRRTPLTTSESETAIRDMALLLYQAQQLHYDSATMIMRLKARIQALEEQMSSVSEKSSKYGQIAAEEVPKSLYCLGVRLTTEWFGNVNIQRKLQEKKQLDMKLKDNNLYHFCVFSDNILATSVVVNSTALNSNNPEMVVFHLVTDEINYAPMKAWFAMNDFRGVTVEVQKFEDFNWLNASYVPVLKQLQDSETQSYYFSGNSDDGRTPIKFRNPKYLSMLNHLRFYIPEVFPALKKVVFLDDDVVVQKDLSALFSIDLNSNVNGAVETCMETFHRYHKYLNYSHPLIRAHFDPDACGWAFGMNVFDLVEWRKRNVTGIYHYWQERNVDRTLWKLGTLPPGLLTFYGLTEPLDSSWHVLGLGYTNVDPQVIEKGAVLHFNGNSKPWLKIGIEKYKPLWEKYVDYSHYLLQQCNFH, from the exons ATGAGGCCGCGGAGACCTGTGGATTTTCGAAGGCCAGGAAGGAGGCGATTTCCGAATGTGTTGTGGTGGGTATTGTGTGGAGTAGCGGTTCtgcttttcatttttgttttgagcAAAGGGAGTCAGATTGAGTCAAGGCCAGTGATTCCTCAG AGACCTTACAGGCATGATAGAATAATGGAAGGCCTTAACATTACTGAAGAAATGTTGAGCCCCGACTCAGTCGCCAGGCAACTCAGTGACCAAATTTCTCTTGCAAAAGCTTTTGTGGTAATAGCAAAGGAGAGCAACAACCTTCAATTTGCTTGGGAATTAAGTGCCCAGATTCGTAATTCACAGATCCTCCTCTCAAATGCTGCAATAAGGCGAACACCCTTGACAACCAGTGAATCAGAAACTGCGATCCGAGATATGGCACTTTTGCTCTACCAAGCTCAGCAACTCCATTATGACAGTGCCACCATGATCATGAGACTGAAAGCGAGAATCCAAGCTCTCGAAGAACAAATGAGTTCTGTGAGTGAAAAGAGTTCAAAATATGGACAAATAGCTGCTGAAGAAGTCCCAAAAAGTTTATATTGCCTTGGTGTTCGCTTAACGACAGAGTGGTTCGGAAATGTAAACATACAGAGGAAACTTCAGGAAAAAAAGCAACTAGACATGAAACTTAAAGACAACAATCTCTATCATTTCTGTGTCTTTTCAGACAACATCCTTGCCACTTCAGTTGTGGTCAATTCAACTGCTTTAAATTCCAACAATCCAGAAATGGTTGTGTTCCATCTTGTAACCGATGAAATAAATTATGCTCCAATGAAGGCTTGGTTTGCCATGAACGATTTTCGAGGAGTGACTGTTGAGGTTCAAAAGTTTGAAGACTTTAATTGGTTAAATGCTTCTTATGTTCCTGTTCTTAAGCAACTTCAAGACTCTGAAACTCAAAGCTATTATTTCTCTGGCAATAGTGATGATGGCCGGACTCCAATCAAGTTTCGGAACCCTAAGTATTTATCCATGCTTAACCACCTCAGGTTTTATATCCCAGAAGTATTTCCTGCATTGAAGAAGGTGGTATTTCTCGACGATGATGTTGTGGTTCAAAAGGATCTTTCTGCTCTTTTCTCCATTGATTTGAACAGCAATGTCAATGGGGCTGTGGAGACATGCATGGAAACATTCCATAGATACCACAAGTACTTGAATTACTCTCACCCTCTTATAAGAGCGCACTTTGACCCTGATGCATGTGGATGGGCTTTTGGGATGAATGTTTTTGACCTGGTAGAGTGGAGGAAAAGGAATGTAACTGGTATCTACCACTACTGGCAGGAAAGGAATGTTGACCGGACTTTGTGGAAACTTGGCACACTGCCACCTGGACTGTTGACATTCTATGGATTGACAGAGCCTTTGGATTCCTCATGGCATGTTTTGGGGCTTGGCTACACAAATGTTGATCCTCAGGTGATAGAGAAGGGTGCTGTACTGCACTTCAATGGAAATTCAAAGCCATGGTTGAAGATTGGGATTGAAAAATACAAGCCCCTTTGGGAGAAATATGTTGATTATTCTCATTATCTATTGCAACAGTGCAACTTTCATTGA